DNA from Daucus carota subsp. sativus chromosome 1, DH1 v3.0, whole genome shotgun sequence:
AATCGCTTATCCGTAGACAAACAAATAGGAGTATATATTCAAAAAGTTGACTATGGAttgttatacttttatttatgtgaGTGATAAAAATAATCTATGTGTCAATTTAGCGGTTCCATTCGTAAATACTTTGTAGTTTTATCCCTAGAtactttttgtgattaaatatatttaaatatatttttatataagtagatgtatatatttaataaatttatagatatatatatatatatatatttccataAATTTGAGAGAACGAGAATTGAATGCTTGATttgagaaataaaataaaattttattattaaactattcaattaaatatatatatataacttaaaagGAAAGCtgaatttttgtttttctcTTTGAAGATATGTAAGacacacatataatataccatcaaatcaaagattttttttattaatttcactttttttattaatatgatttttatcatcctataatttttatttggctgaaaatatattatttataatttattattatggaCCATTATCATCTAAACTTAGCtctagaaaaaatattaaattaatttaggCCTAAAAAACAAAATAGGCAAATAACAAGTACAATATTCAACAATTGTTTTAATcctttcttcaaaaaaataataatattttaatccaTCTCCCCAAGGCCCAAAGcttttttttaaaaccaaaacGCTCCTCCGCCACCACAACTACAAGAAACATCAGTCTAGGGTTTACAGACacactctctctccctctctctctcatctcaaCTCTCTCTCATTGTAAGTAACACTCATTCATAACCCTTTTCATCTTTGTATCTATTTTGTATCTATTTCGTATCTATGTTTTTTAATCTCTTTTGCATAGATCTGTTCTTTATTGctctaaattttgattaaagGTGAGATCTTTATGCACATTTATGCTTTGATTACAACATTTTATGCTGTTTCTATGTCTATTCCTTTTCTGCTGAATTTGTAGATTCTGaaatttatgttttatatgGATTTGTGTTTGAAATGTTGGATATGGTGTGTTGTTCTGTTGATGTAATGTCGAGTTTTTCGTAATTTAATTTATCGGTAATCGGTTGAAATGTAAGGCAAGATGTTAAAATTCATGTCTAATTagcttttgattttaaattactCATAAAGGCTTTTTATTGAAGAACCTTGCTTAAGAATACTCTATAAAGTAGTGACTTTGACACATTAAGCCCTTTTATCATCCCAGCTTATTAGATATAGTGTGTCTTTAGCCTTGAtaagttttgtttgtttttttactcaAAATTATGTATTTCCTTGTTGTTAATCAGTTGGTTTGGTGTGTTCTTGACTTGTAGCAATTTTTGTAGCTGTATTTTTTGGGTGATGGCCTTTCTTGGAACAATTTGGAATAAAATGGTTTAAAACAGCAGAATTCAGACAAGGTCCCCTTTGTGGCACTCAAAAAACACAACTTTAACTTGGGTTCCTAAAAAACGCATCTTTATTTTGCAGTTTTGCTAATAAAAATGTTTCTTCAGGCACGATTTGATTTGcgttttgaaagaaaattttgaaagacAGAACATCACTCTAATGAGGTGgcagatgttaaaaataaaaataaaaataagatattatTTTCCATTTGCTTGTGCCACAAAGGGTCATATTTTTGGGCATTTTAACTCTGAATTGTGTCAGAATGGCCCATTTTACAGCTGTATCTATATTATATGGAGGCTATGAAACAGTAAATGTTTTTAGGAACTTCTCGACCCAGACATTTTCAGAGTTTTCCCATGGTTTGTATGTGTATTTGTAATTCATGAATATGCCAGGACAAGCACACATCTATCTGCTTATGTTGTCATGACTACACTGAAAGGATCCACCCATAGCAGTGGTTTTGTATGAAATGGGTGGCATTTAAAGTacatttaaataattagatatttttttaattcttatattaaatttttacttatatataatatatacaggtATTAAGTATAGATCGGACATAGATATGCCTGTGTTATCGTAATATTTAGGAAGATTTTTGCCACTTTTAAAGTCATATCTGTGCCGAGGCATTATTGGTTGGAAGCATCtgcactattttttttattgacttGTGCTTGTAGGGCTGTGTTTTTCTTTTCTCGTGCCTTTAGAGAATCTTGCTAAAGTTTAAATATATTGGTGCAGTGGtgcattattttaatttattatttattattattttttgattttgatggtCTGCTCTTTTGTATTTTGTTCATGCCTAGTCTGCTAACTGCTGATTGTAGTTGTGATTAGTATTTGTCACTCGTCAACATGGTAAAAAGAACATATCTGAAGCCAGCAACACTTCTGATAGAAATCTTGGAATTGTTGTTCCAGGGGTTGCTTGCTAGCTTGTCTTTCTAATTGAAAATTGTAGAAAGGATGATTTTTTGTtggagttttttttataatctcCTGCTCTGGTTCTCTTAATCGTTTTCAGGTTATGGATACTGCAGTTCGTAATCGCACAATTTCTATCAAATTGTGGCCCCCAAGCCAAAGTACAAGGCTAATGCTTGTAGAGCGAATGACCAAGAAtcttactactccctccatcttaTCTAGGAAGTATGGTCTTCTTGATATAGCAGAAGCCGCAGAAGATGCTAAGAAAATAGAAACCGTGGCGTATGAAGCTGCAAACCAGCATTTTGAGAAGGAGCCAGATGGCGATGGGAGCTCGGCAGTGCAACTTTATGCTAAAGAATCCAGCAAGCTTATGCTAGAAGTAATCAAAAGAGGTCCTCAGCCAAAAGAGAACGGTAAAGCAATTGAATCTGAGGAAGTTGCAGTATCTCACAATACCTTTTTTGATATATCTGGAGGTCGTCGAGCCTTTATTGAACATGAGGAGGCTACTGAACTTTTAAAGCCATTAGGGGAGCCTGGAAGTAAATTCACAAAGATATGTTTCAGCAATAGAAGTTTCGGCTTAGATGCTGCTCGTGTTGCTGAAGAATTTCTATCATCTCTTAAGGATCAATTGAAAGAAGTCGATCTTTCAGATTTTGTTGCAGGAAGGCCGGAGACAGAAGCTCTAGAAGTGATGACCATATTTTCATCTGTTTTGGATGGTTGTGATCTGAGGTTTTTAAATCTTTCTGATAATGCCTTGGGCGAAAAGGGTGTAAGGGCATTTGGGAGCCTGTTGAAGTCACAGCGCAATTTGGAGGAACTTTATCTGATGAATGATGGTATCTCTGAGGAAGCTGCACAAGCAGTGCGTGAATTGATCCCTTCAACCGAAAAGCTGAGGGTCCTCCAGTTTCATAATAACATGACAGGTGATGAAGGTGCAATTGCGATCTCACAACTAGTGAAAAATTCCCCATTGTTGGAAGATTTTAGGTGTTCTTCCACTAGGGTGGGATCTGAAGGGGGAGTTGCTTTAGCTGAAGCACTCGAGATATGCACCCATTTAAAAAAGCTAGATTTGCGTGACAATATGTTTGGCGTTGAAGCTGGACTTGCCTTGAGCAAAACCCTACCTGGATTTGGCAATCTTATTGAAGTTTACCTGAGTTACCTTAATTTAGAGGATGAGGGAGTTATTGCTCTTGCGGAAGCTCTCAAAAAGTCTGCCAATTCACTTCAAGTTCTGGAGATGGCTGGAAATGACATCACTGTCAAAGCGGCTCCTGCTTTGGCAAGCTTAATAGCTGGAGGGGACTCGATAACTAAATTAAACTTGTCAGAGAATGAACTGAAGGATGACGGAGCTATATTAATAGCCCAGGCTCTGGAGCAAGGGCATTCTCAACTAAAGGAAGTTGATTTGAGCACAAATGCTATCAGAAGGGTTGGTGCTAGGGCCTTGGCTCAGACTGTTGTAGCCAAACCTGAGTTCCAGTTGCTGAACATTGACGGGAATTTCATTTCTGATGAAGGTGTTGATGAGGTCAAGGTTGTATTTAAAAGTTCCCCAGCTAAATTGGGTCCATTGGATGACAATGACCCTGAAGGAGAAGACAACAATGAGGAGGATGAAGATGCTGCCAGCGATGAAGATGACGAACTGGGATCCAAACTCCAGGGTCTCGAAATCAAGCACGATGATTAGTTACAACATGGTAGCCATCTTGGCATATCATTATTCCTGGTTTTTTCTTAACGGACTAATGTAAGCAAAAAGTTGTGAAGCTGCTGTTGTATTATTCTCATATTGAAGTAGACTAGGAGGAACcatatctttttatttattgaaCTCTAAAAGACCTGGTACCTTCTTTAATGTGATGTATGCTTAAGTAGAGCTGATGACTATTTGGTTCTTTATATCTGGTTTATTGTGCCATGTTCTTAGCTATATTGTTAACAAATAGCTAGTTcaaatattttggtcatttatttttaaacgGGTATTTTTCAGGTGTGAAAATTTTAGTATTATTGCATATGCATATAAAAGAtggttttttaaatatataattctcTTGGAGAAATAGATGACCGCCTATTATATATATTCGGTCAATCGGTCATGATTGTTGGGGACTTTTTAAATGACATTATTTTTCGTCTGCTAGATGAACATCCAACAGTTAGGATTATAACATTTCTTACTGGGTCATGATTGTTCGGGACTTGTTAAATGACATTATTTTTCGTCTGCTAGATGAACATCCAACAGTTAGGATTATAACATTTCTTACTGGGTCATGATTGTTGGGGACTTTTTAAATGACATTATTTTTCGTCTGCTAGATGAACATCCAACAGTTAGGATTATAACATTTCTTCCGACGTCCAGtactattttttaacatattttttaacagTTTGATGGGTAAAATATCAGGACCCCACGTATATTTGAGGCAGTTAAACTTGAGCAATGACACTCTGAACTCCAGTACTTCAAAATCTAGCCGTTGCATTGTCTTATTCATTatctatctttaaactctgccCACCAAGCTTTCTTCAACAATAATGGCAGCTTCAGATTCAGTGGATCTAGCATCTCCAGCTGCGCTGCATCAGGTAATTCTACAATTTTACAGGTAGTTCCTCCGTCGAATGCAAATACACAGACGTGTCTATTTACTGGCCTCTAATTGCAGGAAAAATCAACAAGAATCACAGAACCATCATCTCCTATCTCCAGCCTGACCTCTGATAAGCGTTTGTGGAGCTCTCTACGTAGCCGTGTTGACACAATTCTTGAGAATCACAGCCCTGTTGATCGACCTCTTCTTACTCAATCGGTAGAAATTTTATCTTTATTGCAATTACTAAAGATTTTGGATCGCAGTACTTAAATGAGGGAATGGGGCATTTCTAATTTTGTTTTAGAATGGCGAAAAATCTGAAAGACTGGACCGAGCAAAGCTGATGAAAGAGGACGCGTTGCTGTTGCTCAGAGGCTTCGACTCTGTTTCTAGTTCTTTGTCTCAGTTGTCTGCCAATCTCACATATGCTCTTCAGGTTTGTAATACTTTCTGTTGTATATTTTCTCAATCTGATCCTCAATGAGCTTGGAAAGGCATCTTATGAAGAGTAATTAACGACGTATgatgacacacacacacacgcacaaatCTGAATGGAAATTATATAACTTCAATACCTTCCTAGAATAAGTCCAACAATCCTGCCCCAGAATCTAACCAGTAAAAGTTCTGTCTGGATTTACAAACAACAGCCTTATATTCAACTTTCTTTCTCGTTGTATTTTTTAGGGAGCAAGGGATCTTAGTAGACCGCCTACATTATTTGAACTAGTTCATAGCACCCTGGAGAACACAGATTCTAAAGAGGAACAATCAAGCGATGACCAAGAAGAAGAGAAAGAGATTAAAGGAAGTAGTAGaggattaaaaagaaaaatggaTTCGCAAGAAGGTGCTGAGAACGAAGGAGAGGATAATACAGTCATAGACGATGAGCAAAGTCTTGAAGAATCGGGGAAGCTCAAGAAATGCAAGAATGTAAGTTCTATATGTTGCTCCGTCTTCTTATAAAGTTTGATGCCGATGTAATATATATGTCGTGTTACTTATTGTTCATTGTGTTTTTGAAGATTGCAAATTCCATGGCTGATAAAGCTGCCTCTCTGGCAAGAGAGCTAAGATCAGTGAAATCCGATCTGTGTTTCATGCAACAACGGTGTGCTCTTCTAGAGGCGGAAAATGGAAGATTCAGGGATGGATATACAGAAGGAATTCGGCCTGAGGAAGATGATCTGGTGAGTTTTAATCACTTAATTATGTCCCTGTGCTAATTACTTGACCGTGTTGTAACTGTGATTGAACTTGTTTGAGCAGATGAGGCTACAGATGGAGGCACTTCTCGCTGAGAAATCCAGATTGGCAACTGAAAACGCAAACTTAACTAGGGAGAACGAATGCCTTAATCAGCTCGTCGAGTACCACCAGCTCACCTCCCAGAGCCTCTCAGAATCTTGTGAACATGACAAATCAAGGGGTTTGTGTTTAGACTTTTCATCTCCCCCTACCAGCCATTCTGGAGGGAAGTGAAGATATAGAGAGATCGCGATGAGGCAAATGTACTGGTAGATTGAATTGAAGAGTAGAGATGTTGCTATAAGGTTCCAATTGATATTTTGTTGAGCTTACAGTGTAAAATGACTTCAGAAATATTTGGATCTCCCCTTGACAAAGCTATAAATTAACTGTTGTTGGGTTTTTCTGGGGCATCATACCTAAGCaccaacatatataatttgtagattcatttaaattttaccGCAGTGAATGGGTGTAGCTATTAAGATGATGAAACGAAGGACGATAAGTCTCGATAGAGGCAAACAAGAACACATTCTACACTGGATCAGTTCACGTCTGCAATCATTACTTACATAGTTACATGACTAAATGACTTACGTAAATAGGTCTTAAATGCACAGAATGCTGAAACTATAATCAGCCTCTAAGAAAGTTCAGCCACAGggtttaatttttaattgtatCCTGTTTCTTTCCTCTTCTTGGACGCTCATCTCTAGATGGCGACCTGGTCACGTTTGTGTTGATGGGTTCGTCAGCAGCAGAAGGGACTGAAAATCTGTCAAGCACTTTATTACATAGATTCACCACTGCATCAGTTGCCTTGCTCATATTTGTTACCATGATTGCATCCTTTAACTTGTCTAGAACATCATCCTTCATATTATCATACTGCAACAAAGTAAAATAACGAAGCTTACGTTACCAAGATAATGATATCATCAGGAGAAAACTCCAATGGTGATCCACAGACATGTTGCAAAAATCCGCCTTGACCCCTTGAATAGGCAAATAGGTTCGcaacatgaaaattaaaaataaagcaCTATACTTGGTAAAAAATTTATACCGCTTCTATTTTCAATTGAGCAATTTGTAACTGATTTTGAAGCTGAATATTTTCCTTTGTCAATGCATCAACCTGAAACATACACCAATGTAGACTCAATGTGAGTTATAACCATATGGTAGCATGCCCCAGAACGTGATAAAAAGGAGAGAGAAGCATAACCTAACCTTCTTCTGAGAATATATGTATAGGCCTTTGTAATTCAGGGAAGACGAGCCTTTAGATGAGAAGTCTCCTGAGTTAACCTACTCAATTATGTACTCAAAAGAGTGAGTTTCATTTACTGGAAGAACACAAGTAATGATATGTATATACTTTAACTTAAGaccttattttttaatacttcaACATCTCCAAGAAGCTCGTCAACCCTATCTTCTAAGCTTTTGCCTTCTGGAATTGCCTCAGCTTCCTCAGCGAAAGGCTCAAGTTCCTTTTCAGCTTCATCAATATCCGTCCCATCATCCATCTCGCTTTCAACAAGATTGATGTGCTCAACACAGGTGTCTACCTCTACATCTTTAGCAGGCTGGAATAGACTTTGAAGACGCGAGGATCGCCTAGGTTTCACAGTTTCAGACTTCAAACATTTTTTTCTGATTGATAAGCTAGCAGGGGTTTTATGCGCTTTGGATTCAGATCTCTCGATCTCTTTCTCTGTAGCGCCACTTGTGTTTTGAGGCTGCtaatttagaatttttataAGCAAGATGATGACATATAAGATCAAAAAGCTTCTGAAACGTATAGAAATACAAGAAATAGGATGGCATTAAAGGATAATCAAGCACATAAAGAAAAATAGCAGATTTAAGTCCGGATAATGATAGCTTTTTACCATAGCAAAAGACATCTGAATCATAAAATGTAACTGTATAGTGTTGAATATAAATTGCATAACTCCCTGAAGAGCCTAAAAAAACAGACTTATATTATGCAAGATGTACAAGTATGCTTATGTAATGACACAAAACTGCAAGCTGGGAAAAATGATAAAGATTATTCTTTTAACTCCTTTCGGGCCTTACTTGTTAGGCATTTCTAAAAACACAAGTCCTGCTGTTTATCAATGTATAGGCAATTTGTTGCACTGATTATACTACATATCGCAAGTGCTATGTCAAAAACGCAAAGACCAAAAAGTACAAGGGGGCTGATAATTGGGTGGTACAGAAATAAAACGCAATGCATATCCAGTATTGGCATTGTAACTGAGAATTCCAGTCAATTGCATATAAATCAGCAACCTGATGAAAGCCTAAAACTTTACTCAAGCCTCTTTAATTCACTTCAATAGTTCTCAACTAAGAAGCCGTCATAGTTTTTTGAACTCCAGACCAGCAGTAAAATACAATTCGACAGAAGAATAAGTTTTTACTTTTATTCCCTTCTTTTCTCTGTAATTTTTCTTCCCTTTatacaacttataagttaaatcACATATATGAAACACCAGATAGATCTGTCTTCATAAAGGCCTAGAGCTTGACTATTATTAGACTGCCAGATGATTTAGGCTCAGTTTCTGTTTGGCATATGGACAACTGACATGGATTCTTGTTTTAACACCTTTCTAACAAGTAAACCATAACAGAAAAATATTACGGATGAGATAGTAGGAGTATTGGAGTCTTGACTACACATATTTTTCGAGAAAACTAGAGTAAATCTTAAAACTATAAACTTCCCTAAAGCATCTGCAATTCACTTCACTAGTTCTCAAATCAGAAGTTCTGTAATATCTTTAACCACAGGCCATACCATACATTTAGATTCAAAAAATAAGGCTTTTTATtcatcctcttttttttttcgcaAAGATATCTACAAATATCATTGTtaaacaatatcatactaatattATTAACAACATCAAGGAATTAAGATTATGACCCAGCTACAAGCACATATAGCCAAAGAACAAAAAACCCGAACTTCaacaagacaaaaaaaaaaaaacccttctTAAGGGGTGTAAGAAACCTTAGACAAGACCCTTTAAATCTGTGATTCAACTGCTGCCCAATGcaacatgcatcaaaaacaacaCATAGATCTTTATATATAGAAACACACATGCATTCAGGTACTAAGAGGCACCGGAATAACtttctttttacattttttcaccattctaaactttactaaattataaaagtgccccagaaaatttcaaaatatataaatatttttcaaaaatttgcttGGTATCCCGCGGAAATTCCTTCTAGATCCGCCTACAAAATTGCTAACATCCACAAGAGCAAGCACAACATGATAACACGCCCAAATTTATCAAGTATATTCAGACACAAGCACAAAGATCAtgcatgcatcaaaaacatatGAAAAATCTAGAAACAGAACAAACAACAAAACTAATCATTATTTATATCACGTTTCCCAAGCAAAGGTGGAGCGTTTTGCTTATGAACAAGAAGAGAAGATAAATAAGAGGAGAAT
Protein-coding regions in this window:
- the LOC108198888 gene encoding uncharacterized protein LOC108198888 isoform X2, whose amino-acid sequence is MVNKGKAAAAAAQHEVITQMPQNTSGATEKEIERSESKAHKTPASLSIRKKCLKSETVKPRRSSRLQSLFQPAKDVEVDTCVEHINLVESEMDDGTDIDEAEKELEPFAEEAEAIPEGKSLEDRVDELLGDVEVLKNKVNSGDFSSKGSSSLNYKGLYIYSQKKVDALTKENIQLQNQLQIAQLKIEAYDNMKDDVLDKLKDAIMVTNMSKATDAVVNLCNKVLDRFSVPSAADEPINTNVTRSPSRDERPRRGKKQDTIKN
- the LOC108204724 gene encoding uncharacterized protein LOC108204724 — translated: MAASDSVDLASPAALHQEKSTRITEPSSPISSLTSDKRLWSSLRSRVDTILENHSPVDRPLLTQSNGEKSERLDRAKLMKEDALLLLRGFDSVSSSLSQLSANLTYALQGARDLSRPPTLFELVHSTLENTDSKEEQSSDDQEEEKEIKGSSRGLKRKMDSQEGAENEGEDNTVIDDEQSLEESGKLKKCKNIANSMADKAASLARELRSVKSDLCFMQQRCALLEAENGRFRDGYTEGIRPEEDDLMRLQMEALLAEKSRLATENANLTRENECLNQLVEYHQLTSQSLSESCEHDKSRGLCLDFSSPPTSHSGGK
- the LOC108204723 gene encoding RAN GTPase-activating protein 1, giving the protein MDTAVRNRTISIKLWPPSQSTRLMLVERMTKNLTTPSILSRKYGLLDIAEAAEDAKKIETVAYEAANQHFEKEPDGDGSSAVQLYAKESSKLMLEVIKRGPQPKENGKAIESEEVAVSHNTFFDISGGRRAFIEHEEATELLKPLGEPGSKFTKICFSNRSFGLDAARVAEEFLSSLKDQLKEVDLSDFVAGRPETEALEVMTIFSSVLDGCDLRFLNLSDNALGEKGVRAFGSLLKSQRNLEELYLMNDGISEEAAQAVRELIPSTEKLRVLQFHNNMTGDEGAIAISQLVKNSPLLEDFRCSSTRVGSEGGVALAEALEICTHLKKLDLRDNMFGVEAGLALSKTLPGFGNLIEVYLSYLNLEDEGVIALAEALKKSANSLQVLEMAGNDITVKAAPALASLIAGGDSITKLNLSENELKDDGAILIAQALEQGHSQLKEVDLSTNAIRRVGARALAQTVVAKPEFQLLNIDGNFISDEGVDEVKVVFKSSPAKLGPLDDNDPEGEDNNEEDEDAASDEDDELGSKLQGLEIKHDD
- the LOC108198888 gene encoding uncharacterized protein LOC108198888 isoform X1 — protein: MVNKGKAAAAAAQHEVITQMQPQNTSGATEKEIERSESKAHKTPASLSIRKKCLKSETVKPRRSSRLQSLFQPAKDVEVDTCVEHINLVESEMDDGTDIDEAEKELEPFAEEAEAIPEGKSLEDRVDELLGDVEVLKNKVNSGDFSSKGSSSLNYKGLYIYSQKKVDALTKENIQLQNQLQIAQLKIEAYDNMKDDVLDKLKDAIMVTNMSKATDAVVNLCNKVLDRFSVPSAADEPINTNVTRSPSRDERPRRGKKQDTIKN